DNA from Planctomycetota bacterium:
GACGGGCTTTCCGTCGCGCGTGTAGGCGGCGATCATTCGGCCCAGGCGTTCGCGGATGTCCTCGAGGCCGGTCGTCAGGCCGAGGATGGCCATCACCTCGCTCGCGACGGCGATGTCGAAACCGGTCCGGCGGACGATGCCCGACCCCAGACCGGTGATCACGTCGTCGAGGGCCCAGCGGTCGCTGATGTCGAGCACGCGCCGGAGCGACGGCGCATACGGGTCGATGTTCAGGGGGTTTCCGTGATAAATGTGATTGTCGACGAACGCGCACGCCAGGTTGTTCGCCAGCCCGACCGCGTGGATGTCGCCCGTGAGATGCAGATTGAAGTCCTCCATCGGTACGACCTGGCTGAACCCGCCGCCCGCCGCCCCGCCCTTGATGCCGAAGACGGGGCCGAGGCTCGGCTGGCGGATGCAGGTGCAGACGTTCTTGCCAATGTGCGCGAGGCCCTGCGAGAGGCCGATCGTGGTGACGGTCTTGCCCTCGCCCAGGGGCGTCGGCGTGATGGCGGTCACATCGATGTATTTTCCGCGCTTCCTCTTGGCGAGTCGGCCGAGGATCGCGAGGTCGACCTTCGCCTTATAGTTGCCGTAGAGTTCGAGTTCGCTTTCCTGGACGCCCAATTCGTTCGCGATTTCACGAATGGGTTTCAACTTGGCCTTTTGGGCGATCTCCAGGTCACTGAGCATCAGGCGTCTCCTTGAAATGCAGGGCGTGCTCCCTATAAGCCGCAGTGCCGCCACCGAGGCAGATGGTTCCTGAGCCGAAGGCGTGGCTGAGTCTACGCCCTCTTGTCCCAGGGCGTCAAGACATTTTGCCCAAAGGCGAAACGCAATCGTGAAACCTTTCACGGAGTATTCGTTTTCGCCCACTTCTCCACCTTGACACCTGTCTGCGGGACGCCTATCCTAAGATGGGCCGTGGGAGCATGGCATCGCAGCCTCCGCCGAATGTGCCATCTGGAAGTAGGAGCCTGGGCCGCCCATGAAAATCGCGATCACAGGCAAAGGCGGGGTCGGCAAGACGACGGTCACGGCCGTCTGGGGCGAGGCCTTCCGTGCCGATGGGCGCCGCGTCCTCCTGATTGATGCGGACCCCGACGCGAACCTCGCTGCCGCCCTGGGCGTCCCCGCAGGCGAATGGCCGAAACCGCTCGTCGCCCTCAAGGACCTCATCAAGGAACGCACCGGCGCCGACCCGGACCAGGTCGGCCAGTATTTCCGCCTGAATCCGCATGTGGAAGACCTTCCGGATTCGTACGCCGTCTCGGTTCACGGATTGAAGTTGCTGGTGCTCGGCGGCATCCGCGGCGGGGGCAAAGGATGCGCCTGCCCGCAGGGTGCGTTCCTGAAGGCGATGATGCGGCACCTGATGCTCCGCCGCGACGAGGTGCTCCTCGTGGACATGGAGGCGGGCCTGGAGTTTCTCGGCCGCGCGTCGGTCATGGGGACGGACGCGCTGGTGATCGTGGTCGAGCCCGGTCGGCGGAGCCTGGAGACGGCGGCGGGCATCGCCCGCATGGGCCGCGAGATCGGCATCAAGCGCTTCGGCGCGGTGCTGAATAAGGTAACGGACCCCGGCCAGGTGGCGGTGGTGCAAGGCGCGCTGCCGGAAGGCGTGGAACTCCTCGGCCACGTGCCGTACAGCCCTGCCCTTCAGCGGGCGGACCTCGAGGGCCGCTCGGTGCTCGGCGTGGACGCCAAGGCGGAAGCGGCCCTGGGGGAAGCCCGGCGGAAAATGGAAGCGTTGATCGGGGCGGAAGCGCCCGCTCGCGGCTAAGGAAGAGGTGGACGATGGCGAAGACGAAATCCAAGGCGAAATCGAAGGCGTCCGGCCGGATGATCGTCTGCCGGATTGAACGCTGCCTGGGGTGCCGGTCGTGCGAGATCGCCTGCGCGCTGGCGCACGCGGCGTCGGACAACCTTTACGATGCCTCCGCGTTGAGCCGGCGGGCGCCGGGGCTTGCCCAATGCAGTGTCAGCACTGCGAGGACGCGCCGTGCATGGAGGCTTGTCCGAGCGGCGCGCTGCGTCGTGCAACCGAGAACGGGCCGGTCCTTGTCGATGCCGAGCGGTGCATC
Protein-coding regions in this window:
- a CDS encoding AAA family ATPase is translated as MKIAITGKGGVGKTTVTAVWGEAFRADGRRVLLIDADPDANLAAALGVPAGEWPKPLVALKDLIKERTGADPDQVGQYFRLNPHVEDLPDSYAVSVHGLKLLVLGGIRGGGKGCACPQGAFLKAMMRHLMLRRDEVLLVDMEAGLEFLGRASVMGTDALVIVVEPGRRSLETAAGIARMGREIGIKRFGAVLNKVTDPGQVAVVQGALPEGVELLGHVPYSPALQRADLEGRSVLGVDAKAEAALGEARRKMEALIGAEAPARG
- a CDS encoding formate--tetrahydrofolate ligase codes for the protein MLSDLEIAQKAKLKPIREIANELGVQESELELYGNYKAKVDLAILGRLAKRKRGKYIDVTAITPTPLGEGKTVTTIGLSQGLAHIGKNVCTCIRQPSLGPVFGIKGGAAGGGFSQVVPMEDFNLHLTGDIHAVGLANNLACAFVDNHIYHGNPLNIDPYAPSLRRVLDISDRWALDDVITGLGSGIVRRTGFDIAVASEVMAILGLTTGLEDIRERLGRMIAAYTRDGKPVTCEDLKVAGAMAVLMKDAIKPNLMQTLEHTPCFVHAGPFANIAHGNSSIIADMIATRLADYTVTESGFGADIGMEKFMNIKCRASGLVPDCVVLVATVRALKMHSGKFRVVAG